In one window of Notolabrus celidotus isolate fNotCel1 chromosome 15, fNotCel1.pri, whole genome shotgun sequence DNA:
- the LOC117826905 gene encoding relaxin-3 receptor 1-like — translation MQSNSSISGALAALSVCGGEDDERDIFKLVSPLEAASNIAAYNLSLNCWLHILSKESIMDLHGDSANLAVRVVIALVYLVVCVLGLVGNFLALFLLHSRRRGHHHSSIDCFVMSLALTDLQFVLTLPFWAVDTVLDFRWPFGRVMCKIVSSVTTMNMYASVFFLTAMSVTRYRSLVTSLKMDDPRIANVQAKWASLGIWMVSLVATLPHAFYSTTVQVSSDDELCLVRFSDSDSSHWDPQVLLGLYQTQKVLLGFVIPLIIITVCYLLLLRFILSRRFVGSIISGSITEKSECERGRLRRRSKVTRSVTIVVLSFFICWLPNQALTLWGVLIKFDLVPFSKAFYNAQAYAFPLSVCLAHANSCLNPVLYCLIRREHRAGLKELLLRVSRSARAVITLALRGRKVEEAPPSIVVVHEDINM, via the exons ATGCAGAGTAACAGCAGCATCTCTGGAGCTCTGGCCGCGCTCAGTGTGTGCGGAGGAGAGGACGATGAGCGAGACATCTTCAAACTTGTCAGTCCTTTAGAAGCTGCTTCCAACATCGCAGCTTATAACCTGTCCCTCAACTGCTGGCTGCACATTCTCTCCAAGGAGTCCATAATGGATCTGCACGGAGATAGCGCAAACCTGGCA GTGCGAGTTGTCATTGCCCTGGTCTACCTGGTGGTCTGTGTCTTGGGGCTTGTGGGTAACTTCCTGGCCCTCTTCCTGCTCCACTCCCGCCGTAGGGGTCACCACCACTCCTCCATCGACTGCTTTGTCATGAGCCTGGCGCTGACCGACCTCCAGTTTGTCCTCACCCTGCCTTTCTGGGCTGTGGACACGGTGCTAGACTTCCGCTGGCCCTTTGGCAGGGTTATGTGCAAAATCGTGAGCTCAGTCACGACCATGAATATGTACGCTAGCGTCTTCTTCCTCACTGCCATGAGCGTGACCCGGTACCGTTCCCTGGTGACCTCTTTGAAGATGGACGACCCAAGGATTGCCAACGTTCAAGCCAAATGGGCCAGTTTGGGTATATGGATGGTGTCGCTGGTGGCTACACTACCTCATGCTTTCTACTCCACCACAGTCCAG gTGTCCTCAGACGACGAGCTGTGCTTAGTGCGGTTCTCTGACTCTGATTCAAGCCACTGGGATCCTCAGGTCCTGCTTGGACTCTATCAGACACAGAAAGTGCTCCTGGGGTTTGTAATCCCCCTGATCATCATCACAGTTTGCTACCTTCTCCTTCTGAGGTTCATCCTGAGCCGGCGCTTCGTTGGCAGCATCATCAGTGGAAGCATCACAGAGAAGTCGGAGTGTGAGAGAGGGCGCCTCCGTCGACGCTCCAAAGTCACACGCTCCGTCACCATTGTAGTCTTGTCCTTTTTCATCTGCTGGCTTCCCAACCAGGCTCTGACCTTGTGGGGGGTGCTGATCAAATTTGACTTGGTGCCCTTCAGCAAAGCTTTCTACAACGCCCAGGCTTACGCTTTCcccctgtctgtgtgtttggctCACGCTAACAGCTGTCTCAACCCGGTGCTGTACTGTCTGATCcgcagagagcacagagctggactgaAGGAACTCTTGCTGAGGGTGTCTCGCTCAGCCCGTGCTGTCATTACTCTAGctctgagagggagaaaggTGGAGGAAGCACCACCGAGCATAGTTGTGGTTCATGAAGACATCAATATGTGA